The following coding sequences are from one Lolium rigidum isolate FL_2022 chromosome 6, APGP_CSIRO_Lrig_0.1, whole genome shotgun sequence window:
- the LOC124663208 gene encoding protein MLN51 homolog yields MPGVARGFRRRPWWWWWRCQGSGGRGEVRGGGGGGGAGEGGAAADGEDKAKKEPYAEAEPRIGAFFMHDDRFHDKENHSRPRQREFFGGQKLRHPKDDSVWVHDLFDEINIHDVQHDNTRRPAIPFGPWAGDRTHGVNHGYLEGTKSPSYYHGNRADYKYIPKSSLTRYESSNNYNRFPNEAHTSYDNSKNYRSVPRKFHSYYDENFDNARREPRTYHVNAIGYEPNVYRGKPSRPYQPHWKSTFGISSVQRNRTYSRSQNEEACSSAGEGKCYYRTSDLQNEQDIPLKEELPLIQRRKAPPAIFSKLFTTSVHMAHNSLKTQYRPVLGVKPFVPSGGHENAVDSVSTVSIKAMPSLGSHSSVSTSNNYSQYSKSRDQGGGLNNVYQQRSVQQLQPRQRASTQIFHQNIVSTNNIQSHPQATSTSSTEDAETSPPPGSKNSEAPAVVTGQTDKEEPVSASFSHDGGQALGDQGFPGTPAALPAMQFSGQHPNRPDIPSIGMALPGRLSHQLGGNSEMNHMTWLPTLSGAAGSFGETYHPCYLGSYYPQPSQLSFSSVSSRNHSVTDVPVSLNSHEIPEVVDQELQQRKNKPRRYSEMSFAS; encoded by the exons ATGCCAGGGGTCGCAAGAGGATTTCGGCGCAgaccgtggtggtggtggtggagatgccaAGGAAGTGGCGGACGAGGGGaagtacgaggaggaggaggaggaggaggcgcaggcGAAGGGGGAGCCGCAGCGGACGGAGAGGACAAGGCGAAGAAGGAGCCCTACGCCGAGGCCGAGCCGAGGATTGGTGCCTTCTTCATGCACGATGATCGCTTCCACGACAAGGAAAACCACAGCCGACCCCGCCAGAG GGAGTTTTTCGGTGGCCAAAAGTTAAGGCATCCGAAAGATGACAGTGTGTGGGTGCATGATCTGTTTGATGAGATAAATATCCATGATGTTCAGCATGACAAT ACAAGGAGGCCTGCAATTCCTTTTGGACCATGGGCTGGTGATAGAACTCATGGTGTTAACCATGGTTATCTTGAAGGAACCAAATCACCATCATACTATCATGGTAACAGGGCAGACTACAAGTATATCCCAAAGAGCTCCCTTACTCGCTACGAAAGCAGCAACAACTATAACAGGTTTCCAAATGAAGCCCACACTTCCTATGACAATTCTAAGAACTACAGAAGTGTTCCAAGAAAATTCCACTCCTACTATGACGAGAACTTTGATAATGCCCGAAGAGAACCTCGTACCTATCATGTGAATGCTATAGGTTATGAACCAAATGTTTACAGAGGGAAACCATCTAGGCCCTACCAACCTCACTGGAAGAGTACTTTTGGAATCTCTTCGGTGCAAAGAAATAG GACATATTCCAGATCACAGAATGAAGAGGCTTGTTCCAGTGCAGGTGAGGGAAAGTGCTATTATCGGACTTCAGATTTGCAGAATGAGCAAGATATTCCTTTGAAGGAAGAACTCCCCTTAATTCAAAGAAGAAAAGCGCCACCTGCAATTTTTAGTAAACTCTTCACAACCTCCGTTCATATGGCACATAATTCTCTGAAAACACAATATCGTCCTGTTTTGGGGGTGAAGCCTTTTGTTCCATCTGGTGGGCATGAAAATGCTGTTGATTCTGTTAGTACAGTTTCCATAAAAGCCATGCCCAGCCTTGGTTCTCATTCATCTGTATCAACATCAAACAACTACAGCCAATATTCAAAATCCAGGGACCAAGGAGGTGGTTTGAACAATG TCTATCAGCAAAGGTCAGTTCAGCAACTCCAACCGAGACAAAGGGCATCTACTCAGATATTTCATCAAAACATTGTCAGCACAAACAACATTCAGTCTCATCCACAAGCTACATCGACAAGTTCAACTGAAGATGCAGAGACCAGTCCGCCTCCTGGATCAAAGAATTCTGAAGCACCTGCTGTGGTAACAGGGCAAACTGATAAGGAGGAACCAGTGAGTGCTTCTTTTTCGCATGACGGTGGTCAAGCTCTTGGTGATCAAGGGTTCCCTGGTACTCCAGCAGCATTGCCAG CTATGCAGTTCAGCGGCCAGCATCCTAACAGACCTGATATTCCTTCAATTGGTATGGCTTTACCAGGACGTTTGTCGCACCAACTTGGTGGCAATTCTGAGATGAATCACATGACTTG GCTGCCAACATTGTCTGGTGCTGCTGGGTCTTTTGGGGAAACATATCATCCTTGTTATCTTGGCAGTTATTATCCTCAACCTTCTCAACTTTCATTTTCATCAGTATCCTCAAG AAACCATAGTGTGACTGATGTTCCTGTTTCATTGAACTCCCATGAGATACCAG AGGTTGTAGATCAAGAACTTCAGCAACGCAAGAACAAACCTCGCAG ATACTCCGAGATGAGCTTTGCATCATGA
- the LOC124666614 gene encoding protein SODIUM POTASSIUM ROOT DEFECTIVE 2-like, whose product MGRKLSLDKVLDCFSLSLCANACVCIHSVEDEEDEENEGMALVSAQLDEMVKLKDFGAGAKTLAFHLEPKTVELRVSMHCYGCAKKVQKHISKMEGVSSFEVDLESKKVVVTGDITPYEVLVSVSKVMKFAELLVAPNSPTPSR is encoded by the exons ATGGGGAGGAAGCTAAGCCTAGATAAGGTCCTGGATTGCTTCTCACTCTCCCTGTGTGCGAACGCCTGTGTCTGCATACATTCAGTtgaagatgaggaggatgaggagaacGAGGGGATGGCCTTGGTCAGTGCTCAGCTCGATGAGATGGTGAAGCTCAAGGATTTCGGTGCTGGGGCCAAGACTCTTGCTTTCCATCTCGAGCCAAAG ACAGTGGAGCTCAGGGTGTCCATGCACTGCTATGGATGTGCGAAGAAAGTTCAGAAGCACATCTCCAAGATGGAAG GTGTATCGTCGTTTGAGGTGGATTTGGAGAGCAAGAAGGTGGTTGTGACGGGGGACATCACGCCCTACGAGGTGCTGGTAAGCGTCTCCAAGGTGATGAAGTTCGCAGAGCTTCTGGTGGCACCCAACTCCCCGACTCCAAGTAGATAG